In the genome of Trypanosoma brucei gambiense DAL972 chromosome 11, complete sequence, the window gttgggTTTGGTGACCGACAGTTTTTCATAGGGAGAGCGTTTTACTAAATGGGTTGAGTTTGCTGCAGCATGTTAATTTAAGCACAGCATGCACAAATATAcataagtatatatatatgcatttgTCCGGCGTTGCTCCCCttaatgctgttgctgtaCTTTacgttttttccttcccaccAGTGTTCCCATAGTTCGCTGTCCAACCCTTCTAGGTGTGGCGCCGACAAAAGGTGAGTCAGGAGTACAGGTGCTGCTTGAAGGGAGCGCACCTCACAGTTTGCGAACAAGCagcgagaaaaaaagggactcCCAAACATTTAGAGGGCCACCAGCTTTTCCCTATATAGGTTCATCGTTAGTTACGCAGAGATACCTAAAATAGGCATATAAACATCCCTTAAAAAATGACTCGAGAAGAGGAGGTATTGGATCTGGGAAAACGATGGTATGAGCGGCCACTCCCTCTACGGGTATGCAGCCTGAAGGAAGTGGCCAACGACACCACAACGAAGGAGGAGATGGATGCCATGTTCAGTGAAGCGCGGGACATACTCAACCAAGCTACCAACAGGGGTCACTCAGACAAGGGGCGGTGGTACAACACACAGTTTATCTCACGAGGTACAACTTCGGACAAAATCGCTTCTGCTGCCGTAAAGTTGAGTGACACGGACTTTATGTTCTTTCTTGAAGGTTTTAATCTTCTGTTTGAGACCGCTCGTACGGATACCCACCACTACGAGGCCGCACTGAAAGCACTTGCAGTCATTTGGACGAAGCTAATGCCCCGGCGGCCACTGAAGCGGTTTTTTTCCCAGTTCTTTGCCACGCTGCCAGCGAACCCCGCGGATAGGAAAGTTGTTCTTGTATATTGGTATCTCGAGGATTACCTGAAGCGCACATATGCGCAGTTTCTTTCGCTCGCAGAGGCGATGCTGAAGGATCGTCTGCAGCAGCGTCGCGAAGCATGGTTAGATGTGGTTGGAAAGCTTATATGTAACGTTGCCGAGAGCCGCCACGTAGCGATGGCATTAATGGTGGATAAGTTGGGAGATCCGGCGGCACGTGTTGCGCACAATGCCTACCATCACCTGCTTGCCCTTCTGCGTGACTCTTCCATTCATCAGGGGGTACTCTTTGTCGAACTTGAGAAGGTAATTTTTATGAAGAACTGCCCCAAATCCACAATGAAATATGCAACCAACGTTATGAATCAGTTCGTTTACAATAAGGATGAACGGAAACTTGCCTTAAAAGCTATCCAAACAtatctttccattttccgTCAGCTGGCAATCAGTGGTTCTGTGGATCTCTCCGTGACGACAGCTACCATCGTTGGCCTTCGGCGTGCCTTTCCTTATGCTGGCACAGATGTTTCCTCGCTAGAGGAGCACCTTAACGCACTATTTGTCATCGCTAACACCGGGAACTTTACACAGCGTGTCACTACGATGTCCTTACTGCAGCTTGTCGCTCTTGGGAAAAGCGCTACGGAAGAGTTTCGTAACCGTTGGTACAGGGCTCTGTACAAGCTACTGCTCATTTCACCAAAGCAGGTATCTCACTCTGCTCACATAACGGGGTTCTTCTCGATGCTGCATAAAGCAGTGCGCTTGGACACTAATGACGACAGAATAGCAGCATTCATTCATCGCCTTCTCCAGCGGGCATTGTTTTTCCAGGAATCAATGATATGCGCCATTCTTTTGTTGGTTGGTGACGTGCTGCAAGCTCACCCTCGTCTCCGCTCAGTAATCTTGGGATCCCGCAGACCGCCGGTCGTACCAGCAGAGGAGCGTTATGACGTGAAACATCGCGAACCGCAGTATGCGCGGGCAAAGAACGAGTGCTTGTACACACTGGGTGTCCTGGCGCGCCATTCGCATCCCTCCGTAGTACAGTTGGCTGTGATGTTACTTTTCGGTGAGGAAATTATTTTTGACAGCCACCCTCTAGATGAGCTCACACTAATAAACTTCCTGCAAATGTTTGTGGATGCGAAGGCCCACACCCAACATGGGATAGACAGCGACGTAGCCGCGGCCGAAGCCGTAGGTAAGGCGGGGTCCTCAGTGTTCCGTCGCGCAACTCACCGGGCGAACCTCCCCAGCGCATCGGATCCTTTTTTTATCAACTCAAGCGTCCAACAAGTTGATGTGTCGGCGTTATTTCTTCACCGCTACGCCGTGCAACGTCAACGCTTCATTGATGGCCTTTCCCGGGTGCGGTCCACGTGGGGTGACGCGAGTGGCGAGGCGGACGTGGCACTCCGCGTGTCGGATGTGGACGCATCACTTTTTGGACCTTCTGGCGTGCTTGGGGATCCAGCAGTAtccaagaaaaagaataagcgtgcaaagaagaagaaggaacggTTGAAAGAGAAACTTAAGGAAGGAGCTGTGCTCGACGAGTGTGTGGAGGCCATTGGTAGCGAAGAGGTTGAAGGCGGCGAGGATAATTTTTTCGATATGGAAGGTAGTGAAGGCGACTTGGAGTGGGGAAGCGGGGATGAGGGAGTAATGATGGGCGATGATGAGGATGGGGATGACGGTAATGAAAGGGACGATGATGGCGTGGGTTTGGCGCTTAGTCGTCGGGAAAATGCCGATGTTGATGATGGAGAGGACCTTGCAGAGATGCTGGAGGCTCACCGTAACGTTGCGTCTAAGAAGCGGAGGCGTGAAGAGGCTTGGTTGGAGCGAGTGACGTCGGCAGCAGGTACTAAAGGACCAAACCGAAGGTCCTTTGTGAGCAGAAGGCGGTAAATACGAATGCAGAGGGAAAATTGGAGGggctgaggaagaggaggcggCTGCGAAAGCGCTGCTGCAGTGTCGCCAATGCAGTCGTTTTGGGTGAAGGTGCCTCATTCATTAGGCTAACTTTCCTCCACTTTCCTCGTCGCTGTGACTTTTGTGGTTCCGTGGTCTCTCGGGGGTTACAATACTAGTTCGATGCGGGTGGTTGGGGTTAGGTGTGGTAAAGACTCCATTTTTAGGAGGCATGAAAGGCCAAGTAAttttaagagaaaaaattctCACAAGAGAGTAAACATAAAGAGATATTGCCTAGTTGATCGGTTAAGTTGGTAACGCATGCAAAATTAGTGCTGAATATCTAATTGTTAAAAAATAAGTTACCCTTCACCTACGATTAAGTCTCATTGTCATGCGCTGTGGCATATTCGTGTGCACCCGAAAGCGGGTAAATCCACACTTTTATTTTACCCCATGTATCTGTCCTTATCTCACTTTCgcctcttatttttttttcaattttcggATTTAGTGACCCGCATCCAAACAAACTATATTTTGCTtccgttttttctttattcccctcgagttttttttttgtatagcTTGTTTTCTCGCTTTTTCGTCTCGAGTAACGAAGAAACCGAATACGGATCTTCAGGAGTGATGCAAACGACCGGTGAGCTTACCCTGAAGCAGCAACTGCAACAGTCcggaagcaaaggaaatgaCGAGTTGCTTGGACGTCTCATGAGCCTTTACCGAGCTCTTTGCGTTCGCCATGATGAAGTTGGACAGGAGATGTTGCTCAATGATATTCTGGCACTGCTGACACTCAACCATCAACACGACCTGGCAGAGCGTGTCATTGCCACATGCGAGATTAGTCTTCCTCATCGCTCTAATAACCAGGCCGCACGTTACTTTTATTACGTTGGCTTGACCCATGCACTGCGGTTAGGATACGTTGAAGCCGACCAGTTCCTTCAATACGCCCTGCGTAAGGCCCCGGAACGGGCATCTGGCTTTCGCGTTGCAGCAACCAAGTTGTCCCTTGTTGTCCAGTTACTCCTTGGTGAGATCCCGCCGCGCTCTGACTTTCTCCAGAAGGATATGCGTGAGTGTCTATCTCCCTACCTACAACTCACATCTTGTGTGCGTTTCGGACAGTTAGGTCGTTTCATGTCCATTCTTCAGCAGCATAAGGCCATCTTTGAGCACGATCGTACGTACTCTCTCATACTGCGCGTGAGGCAGCACGTGATCCGTACAGGTCTCCGCCGTATCTGTCAGGCATACAGCCGCATTAGTATTCCCGATGTCTGTGCCAAGCTATCTATGGAGAACCCAGATGATGCAGAGTACATCATTGCAAAGGCTATTCGAAGCGGTGTAATAGATGCTGTTATTGATCACGAGCAACGGCACCTAATCAGCAGCGAAACGGTGGACGTGTACTCTACCTCCGAGCCACTTCTTGCCCTTCAGCGTCGCATACAATTCCTGAATGCCACCCACAACGAAGTGAAACGGTCTATGCGGTACTCTGCTGCGGACCCGGATTTGGAGGAGGAGCGACGCAAGGTGGATCGTGAGGAAATGGACAGTCTCCTAAGGGCCATAGAGGATGAGGAACTTGGTGGTGCTGACTTCGAAGACGGCCTACCGTAACCGTTAACAGCGGAGTGGCGCAGAACtggagggagaaagaaaagataaaggGATGTGTATGGATAGgagaaaacaaggaaagagaatgaAACGTTGCAAAGGTGGTTTGCCACACAGATCGTTGGGTCGGGTCCTCTAGGTACTAGTTGTGAGGTGTAACTCGTCGTGCTAAAGGTAATGTCCATATGAGATCACAGGACTTTTTTTGAGCGCGCAGAAGAAAAACCAGAAGGTGGTTTCAGGATTCTCACCAAGAGTTGAGGTGCATCTCCCGCTTAGTCATTACATCGAAGGGAGGGCTGCTGTGCACTGAGCACTGACAAAAGGCTGTCAAACGAATTTGAGCTGTCACCACTCAGCATGTGTAGGCATACAGTTGAGCAGACATACGTCAGCGTCAATGCGTTCTTATGTGtaaatttccttttgttgctACCTCCCATTAACTACCCACGGTGTACTTTGAGTGACGCAAATCTCTGGAAGTCTGCACTCCTCTCTATTTGTCGATTCTTACCTTTGTTCCTCACACGAATGGGATTCTCATTTCCCCTGTAGCAAGGGATTCAAGTTAAATTGCATTGTTCGACAGATGCAGCGGTACTATTCTcgtttaattttcttttctatttttcttttatctcaCCCTTTTCCCTACTCTTTCTGACACACacttatacatatatattcacGCAGTCGTTTCGGGATACCACAGACTGTGTGCAAGCAAGTCTCCTTGTTGGGGCGAATATAGATAGATCAGTGGGCGATGAGCGACTCCATGGGTGAGGGACAGGACCTTGTTCCTATGACCCTTCCGGTGCCGGAGGTTATGCACGtctctgaacttgatgtTACGGGACCGCTGCAACCTGGTGATGACTGCGCACAGAAGTCGCTCTCGGGTAATCTTCCGGATAAATGCATGTCTGTTTCATTTGCCAAAAGCTTGAGCGGCGTAGACCTCAGCATTTTGACACGTTCGGCGGGAAATGCGTCTCACACCTCTATCCGAAGTGGTAGTCGTGCGAGGGGGGGCAATACAGAATCTTACGAACTCGCTGCTGTCATGGTTAGATCGTACCCACTCATGACCGTTGAGGGAACGGCGTTTTTAAACACAACACGGCCTCCAAGCTCGCTGGGGGGAACAGAGCCATCCGTGAGTCTTCGGCAAGATGCAGGCAGTCCCTCTGGGGTTGCTACCGACGATGAACCTCTGGGGGAGAGTTGCGTAAACTTGGCTGAAAGTGGTGAGCACAGTCGGACGTCCGCCAATGTGATGGCAATCGCCACTAGTCTCAAGCGTGCTTGCATGTGGCAGGTCATAATTACAAACTTTTTAGCGCACCGCGCGTGGATGGAAGCATTTTGCCGAAACAAACTGAGATCAGTTCTTGAGGTGCACCTTCTTCCCGTGATTCTCCGGAGACGTGGTAGAATGAATTTGTCAGGACGGTTTACGCGGAGGGTCTGTGTTCAAAAGCCTGAGCTGGTGAGTAGAGATTCGACTGATTTATTGCAAGGCACGTACCTCTACGACACCGTGCCCATCCTAAAGACCTTGAGAAACGTAAAGTTCTGTGAAGCACTTACGGAGACTGTTTTGAAATACCGCTACAGCTGCGGCCAAGCAATAGCAAGCAGCGGGAATCCGGAGCAGAACGCTTTATATATTCTCGTCTCCGGCAAGTGCGATGCCATCACCCCAGCATCGGAGACAGGTGGAAAGGTGCGACGCCGACGTCTCCAACCAGGTGAAACATTCGGTGGGCTATTTGGTGGTAAAGCGATATTCACAGATGTATATAGAGCCATATCTACCTGTGTGGTGTATGTTATTACTAGAGAAAAGTTTGAAGAGTTGTTTTCTCAGTACGCTGACAGCAGTATGAAGGAAACATTCCTTGGTGCGTTACGCGACCACGAGATGGTGCGCCTAAAAAGGTTACACCCTCTACCCCAGTGCATAGCGCGCGTTCCCATATACCGTAAAAGTGAGCAGCTTGCAGGACAGGTCAACGAATACATTAAGGGGTTCACACCATTGGTGCTTTTACAAGGAGATGTGCTCTTTGAGCAAGGAGATCCTCCCGGCGATGTGTTTTGCCTCATTGAGGGGTATGTCCTGCGCGAGCAACTTGGtccagacatgaagtacgaAAGCGGCACTCGGCAGGTTCTGGCACCGAACGAGCCGAACAATAACTTCGCACTGAGCACGCGGTTCCTGCTATTGGGAGAGGAGCCGCACATATTGCCGGGTCCACTGCGCTACCGCTGCACTGTTG includes:
- a CDS encoding proteasome regulatory non-ATP-ase subunit 3,putative, which produces MYLSLSHFRLLFFFQFSDLVTRIQTNYILLPFFLYSPRVFFLYSLFSRFFVSSNEETEYGSSGVMQTTGELTLKQQLQQSGSKGNDELLGRLMSLYRALCVRHDEVGQEMLLNDILALLTLNHQHDLAERVIATCEISLPHRSNNQAARYFYYVGLTHALRLGYVEADQFLQYALRKAPERASGFRVAATKLSLVVQLLLGEIPPRSDFLQKDMRECLSPYLQLTSCVRFGQLGRFMSILQQHKAIFEHDRTYSLILRVRQHVIRTGLRRICQAYSRISIPDVCAKLSMENPDDAEYIIAKAIRSGVIDAVIDHEQRHLISSETVDVYSTSEPLLALQRRIQFLNATHNEVKRSMRYSAADPDLEEERRKVDREEMDSLLRAIEDEELGGADFEDGLP